The Plasmodium brasilianum strain Bolivian I chromosome 14, whole genome shotgun sequence genome contains a region encoding:
- a CDS encoding hypothetical protein (conserved Plasmodium protein), whose amino-acid sequence MSNKLSFCLKCIVLLINIFLTKNKIIHINKIKLFPCFIKNVLPHRQKDSPVVQSRLIRKHKHASYILKKKDNPLKLSKEENISKESSTLDYLSKFLDSTLNRKYEYMNNSLNTNFTINNLVNYLERNGITLQNIKFTEHSRKSYAYTKNRIYDFIEEHKVQVNENFEKQVKGENNNKSNKENGSEKIKYKPNGDNYTYTSDDDNIILCMNAKREIKKSEVICSIPNSYIINFDHVINQIQNFVNSFSNSYNVNYIKYIFKNNMEEQVKELDPLAILMYDIYTRHISFLSFMKSPHIYLKYWDIKLTLIITYIYFISKYVNILLYAYNFNNTFFLLLNKYFEEIEEKRDLCKNELHIKEQTMFLEKNNNILHINDKADKAFPLNFHHMKEINSMLHANSYATLKNEKSFLFYKNYEYYINYIVNKKMLSHLPLFFSDSSFFLFNNTNIKNIIYFRRQMIHEIVNLYKNNENNDYNFLFIHSDIIDRILFTNNKYYSQIEHYLKNCNTCRKTQNLYISKLQHVHMVDQNELYKFILLGSDYSNVQKQNLNHDHKNYSYYKDTFNQIGINSNPISGEENFSNGKCNHLNDNFEHIIRSVTYDSSLFKSFDELFNYNFLMHIYSYVSSHVIKIKSDIILIGDKKKNEIIKQEDEENGHYNNLKDNILNSSIKMTISDYKVAEQFSVKECSKYDFSEYEKKEKEDENRYMCLIPIIDICNHRNLFTNSIIKKEIKQIRKKKFYQTRGYRTDENSKTYHNYDGSVCVSQTNNISIKKKEVNEISEESAYEDKPEEKTFEEHEKNTNKNNDNNNNDNNNNNNSSNSSSSNSSSSNSSSSNSSSSNSSSSNSSSNSRCNSDTNDNNSVKDSPTDNVYNVELISSEDIGVDEEITISYGKLSNDLLLLEYGFIEKKSTRIYFHFDVKIIREIIIQILGFDKLPLIMLESLPQVKVELFKLLNIIPHNDNVYERFDINNAENAKITRKKKEILNDYVRKNKYFNEYNIFTMKERINKFYIDEKLHHSQQKKYFYIGTDNIIDPILLAVIRIIIYDDLNHLSKIDINDLLKWEQYLSVSSEIIVLHVLIKLIDEIIYEQFYDINYEKALKEGMLKYADLKFLQNKFLQGNLFNSDKSINVFEHNNFNIVLYKIMKLKELQNAKIKLTQKYKHMKNLLKN is encoded by the coding sequence ATGAGTAACAAATTATCATTTTGCTTAAAATGTATAGTACTactcataaatatatttctaaccaaaaataagataatacatataaataaaataaaattgtttccatgttttataaaaaatgttttgcCTCATAGGCAAAAGGACTCTCCAGTTGTGCAGAGTAGACTTATTCGAAAGCATAAACATGCTTcctatatattgaaaaagaaagacAATCCTTTAAAATTATCTAAGGAGGAAAATATAAGCAAAGAAAGTAGTACATTAGACTATTTAAGTAAATTCTTAGATAGCACATTGAACAGAAAATAcgaatatatgaataattctCTAAATACTAATTTTACTATAAATAACTTGGTCAACTATTTAGAGAGAAATGGGATAACATTACAAAACATTAAATTTACTGAACATAGTCGGAAAAGCTATGCATACACAAAAAATAGAATCTATGATTTTATAGAAGAACATAAGGTTCAAGTTAacgaaaattttgaaaaacaaGTGAAAGGggagaataataataaaagtaacaaAGAAAATGGTAGTGAAAAGATCAAATATAAACCTAATGGTGATAACTATACTTATACAAGTGACgatgataatataatactCTGCATGAACGcaaaaagagaaattaaaaaatcgGAAGTAATATGTAGCATTCCTAATTCatacattattaattttgatCATGTAATAAAccaaattcaaaattttgtaaattctttttctaattcttataatgtaaattatataaaatatatatttaagaataaCATGGAAGAACAAGTAAAAGAATTAGATCCTCTTGCAATTTTAATGTATGATATATACACAAGACATATTAGTTTCCTTTCTTTTATGAAATCAccacatatttatttaaaatactgGGATATCAAATTAACattaataattacatatatatattttatttcaaaatatgtaaacatCCTACTTTATGCTTATAACTTTAATAACACCTTTTTCCTCTtattgaataaatattttgaagaaatagaagaaaaaagggatttatgtaaaaatgaacTTCATATAAAGGAACAAACAATGTTTCTTgagaaaaataacaatatattacACATAAATGATAAAGCAGATAAAGCATTTCCCTTAAACTTCCATCATATGAAGGAAATAAATTCAATGCTTCACGCAAACTCATACGCTACacttaaaaatgaaaaaagttttttgttttataaaaattatgaatattatatcaattacattgtaaataaaaaaatgttaagtCATTTGCCCTTGTTCTTTTCCgattcttccttttttctctttaataatacaaatattaaaaatattatatattttagaagACAGATGATTCATGAAATAGTAAATCTGTACAAaaacaatgaaaataatgattataattttctatttatcCACTCAGATATTATAGAtagaattttatttacaaataacaaatattattctCAAATTGAAcactatttaaaaaactgTAACACTTGTAGAAAAACTCAAaatctatatatttcaaaattgcAACATGTCCACATGGTTGATCagaatgaattatataaattcattttacttGGATCAGATTACTCTAACGTACAGAAACAGAATTTAAATCATGATCACAAAAATTACTCTTACTATAAGGATACATTTAATCAAATTGGGATAAACAGTAACCCCATAAGTGGCGAAGAAAATTTCTCCAATGGCAAATGTAATCACCTAAATGACAACTTTGAACACATCATTAGATCGGTTACTTACGATTCTTCCCTATTTAAATCGTTTGATGAACTTTTCAATTACAACTTTTTGatgcacatatattcatatgtttCTTCCcatgttataaaaataaaaagcgacataattttaattggagataagaaaaaaaatgaaataataaaacaagaGGACGAAGAAAATGGGCATTATAACAACttaaaagataatattttaaacagTAGCATAAAAATGACGATCAGTGATTATAAAGTTGCTGAGCAGTTTAGTGTAAAGGAATGTTCTAAATATGATTTTAgcgaatatgaaaaaaaagaaaaagaagatgaAAACAGATATATGTGTTTAATACCTATAATAGATATTTGCAATCATAGGAATCTTTTCACGAATTCTATTATTAAGAAGGAAATCAAGCaaattaggaaaaaaaaattctaccAAACACGTGGTTACAGAACTGATGAGAACAGCAAAACGTATCACAATTATGATGGCAGTGTATGTGTTAGCCAGACGAACAATATttcgataaaaaaaaaggaagtaaATGAAATTTCAGAAGAGAGTGCATATGAAGACAAGCCAGAGGAAAAGACGTTTGAAGAGCACGaaaaaaatacgaataagaataatgataataataataatgataataataataataataacagtagtaacagtagcagtagtaacagtagcagtagtaacagtagcagtagtaacagtagcagtagtaacagtagcagtagtaacaGTAGCAGTAACAGCAGGTGTAACAGTGACACTAATGATAATAACAGTGTGAAAGATTCACCAACTGACAATGTTTATAATGTCGAGTTAATCAGCTCAGAAGATATAGGGGTTGATGAAGAAATTACAATAAGCTACGGGAAGCTGAGTAATGATCTTTTACTACTGGAATATGgatttatagaaaaaaaaagtacaagaatttatttccattttgatgtgaaaataataagagagataattatacaaatattagGGTTTGATAAATTACCTCTTATAATGCTAGAGAGTTTACCACAGGTTAAAGTAGAActgtttaaattattaaatattattcctCATAATGATAATGTATATGAGAGGTTTGATATTAATAATGCTGAGAACGCAAAaattacaagaaaaaaaaaagaaatattaaatgattatgtacgcaaaaataaatattttaatgaatataatatatttacaatgaAAGAACgtattaacaaattttatattgaTGAAAAACTTCACCATTCTcaacagaaaaaatatttctacatAGGTACTGATAACATAATAGATCCCATCCTATTAGCTGTTAtcagaattattatttatgatgATTTAAATCATCTTTCCAAAATTGATATAAATGACTTATTAAAATGGGAACAATACTTATCAGTAAGCTCTGAAATAATCGTGCTAcatgttttaattaaattaattgatgaaattatttatgaacaattttacgatattaattatgaaaaagcaTTAAAAGAAGGCATGCTTAAATATGCTGATTTAAAATtcttacaaaataaatttttgcaaggaaatttatttaactCAGACAAATCCATAAATGTTTTTGAACacaataattttaacattgttttatacaaaattatgaaaCTTAAAGAACTgcaaaatgcaaaaattaagcttacacaaaaatataaacatatgaaaaatcttttaaaaaattaa
- a CDS encoding cyclin, translated as MINDIILINTENVKTPSEEKNVTKSDELKLRIYGCQLLQEAGIILKLKAVTIATGQVLFHRFYFKKSLTDYDVKIIAPASLYLSCKLEENFCRVYKIISTFYFLYKYEDLKSKHYYFDLKNIKLEHFKIDIESQEYKNMKVDIYTYELLILKEIGFLVHKIIQHPHLFLLPYIHSLFNNLNKFDGDITKKLAQIAWGFLNDSMRTTLCCEYQPRCIAVASIFLASYKLNIPLIKSTNWFKLFDVEYDDIKRICIRILQLYKIGRCQYIDVLTKK; from the exons atgataaatgatataatattaatcaatactgaaaatgtaaaaactcCAAGTGAAGAAAAGAATGTTACAAAAAGTGATGAATTAAAATTGAGAATATACGGATGCCAGTTATTACAAGAAGCtggaataattttaaaactgAAGGCTGTGACAATAGCAACTGGCCAGGTTTTGTTTCatcgtttttattttaaaaaatcgcTTACTGATTATGACGTGAAG ATTATAGCTCCCGCATCACTCTACTTGTCTTGTAAATTAGAAGAGAACTTTTGTCgtgtttataaaataattagcaccttttattttttatataaatatgaagatTTAAAGAGCAAACACTATTATTTTGATCTGAAAAATATCAAGTTAGAGCATTTTAAGATAGACATAGAATCGCAA gaatataaaaatatgaaggtTGATATTTATACTTACGAACTTCTGATATTAAAAGAGATTGGATTTTTagttcataaaataattcaacatccgcatttatttcttttacctTATATTCATTCTCTTTTTAACAACTTGAACAAATTTGACGGtgatataacaaaaaaattagcaCAAATTGCGTGGggatttttaaatgatag taTGCGAACAACCCTTTGCTGTGAATATCAGCCACGCTGTATAGCAGTCGCTAGCATTTTCCTAGCTTCttacaaattaaatataccattaattaaa AGCACGAATTGGTTCAAGCTATTTGATGTAGAATACGATgacataaaaagaatatgcaTCCGAATTTTGCAACTGTACAAAATAG GACGCTGTCAGTATATAGAtgttttaacaaaaaaataa